Proteins co-encoded in one Paraburkholderia edwinii genomic window:
- a CDS encoding response regulator — MATQILVVDDDVELRDLLRDYLARQGIEVSVLHDAGSLERRLERERPDLIVLDLMMPGVDGLTALRKLRASGDDIPVIMLTARADDVDRIVGLELGADDYLGKPFNPRELLARVQAVLRRRRTMPSAAAPEQREPFSFGRFTLDFQSRTLSLEGKPLTLSGSEFALLKIFVNHPMRTLTRERLLELLHGPEYDGTDRGIDVQVWRLRRILETDPSVPRFIQTVRGRGYVFVPDGEQHAASH; from the coding sequence ATGGCTACTCAAATTCTTGTCGTCGATGACGACGTCGAACTGCGCGATCTCCTGCGTGACTATCTGGCGCGCCAGGGCATCGAGGTCTCGGTGCTTCACGACGCCGGCTCGCTCGAACGCCGCCTCGAGCGCGAGCGTCCCGATCTGATCGTGCTCGACCTGATGATGCCGGGCGTCGACGGGCTCACGGCGCTGCGCAAGCTGCGCGCGTCGGGCGACGACATTCCCGTCATCATGCTCACTGCCCGCGCGGACGACGTGGACCGCATCGTCGGTCTCGAACTCGGCGCGGACGACTATCTCGGCAAGCCGTTCAATCCGCGCGAACTGCTCGCGCGCGTGCAGGCGGTGTTAAGGCGGCGGCGCACGATGCCGTCGGCGGCCGCGCCCGAACAGCGCGAGCCGTTTTCGTTCGGCCGCTTCACGCTCGACTTCCAGTCGCGCACGCTCAGCCTCGAAGGCAAGCCGCTCACGCTGTCCGGCAGCGAGTTCGCGCTCCTGAAGATCTTCGTCAATCATCCAATGCGTACGCTCACGCGCGAACGCCTGCTCGAACTGCTGCACGGTCCCGAATACGACGGCACCGACCGCGGCATCGACGTGCAGGTGTGGCGCCTGCGCCGTATCCTCGAGACGGACCCGTCGGTGCCCCGTTTCATCCAGACGGTGCGCGGCCGCGGTTACGTTTTCGTGCCGGACGGCGAGCAACATGCGGCGTCCCATTGA